The following coding sequences lie in one Primulina huaijiensis isolate GDHJ02 chromosome 2, ASM1229523v2, whole genome shotgun sequence genomic window:
- the LOC140971696 gene encoding uncharacterized protein, with the protein MDIALFSPSSLFVDSDGDGTSAEEGNIESNQNFEERRHRFPGMELLIREFSFHQLNANLLWPGTFAFIEWLVHHRSWMDGRKVIELGSGTGALAIFLHKSFQVDITTSDYDDAEIEENIAYNCQINGVTPVLPHMRHSWGDVFPISDPKWDLIVASDILLYVKQYPNLIESLSFLLKSYKPIAVNAISSSGDDACLLPRPAFLMSWRRRIGKEDESLFFRGCEKAGLAVDHLGSRVYCIMPKEITANHSA; encoded by the exons ATGGACATTGCTCTTTTCTCTCCGTCTTCGCTTTTCGTCGATTCCGACGGCGACGGTACCAGCGCAG AAGAGGGAAACATTGAGAGCAACCAGAACTTCGAGGAGAGAAGACACAGATTTCCTGGAATG GAATTGCTTATCCGGGAATTTTCTTTTCACCAATTAAATGCTAATCTACTCTGGCCCGGCACATTTGCATTTATCGAATGGTTGGTTCATCACAGATCATGGATGGATGGACGGAAAGTAATTGAATTGGGAAG TGGAACTGGAGCTTTGGCCATCTTTTTGCACAAATCATTTCAAGTCGACATTACAACCTCAGATTATGACGATGCTGAAATTGAAGAGAACATAGCTTATAATTGCCAGATAAATGGGGTTACTCCTGTCCTTCCTCACATGAGAC ATTCTTGGGGTGACGTGTTCCCAATTTCCGACCCAAAATGGGACCTGATTGTAGCAAGCGATATTTTATTAT ACGTGAAGCAATATCCGAACCTTATAGAGTCCTTGTCTTTTCTCCTTAAATCATACAAGCCAATAGCTGTCAATGCCATTTCTTCAAGCGGTGATG ATGCTTGTCTGCTTCCCCGACCTGCATTTTTAATGAGTTGGAGACGCAGAATAGGGAAGGAGGACGAGTCTCTGTTCTTCAGGGGCTGTGAAAAAGCAGGTCTTGCAGTCGATCATCTGGGTTCTCGTGTGTATTGCATTATGCCGAAAGAAATAACTGCCAATCATTCAGCTTGA
- the LOC140971697 gene encoding DNA-binding protein MNB1B-like isoform X2, with product MKTGGRSKGAAKKDTKEALKPVDDRKIGKRKVAAKPSKPKAAKAKKDPNKPKRPPSAFFVFLEEFRKTFKKENPNVKAVSAVGKAGGEKWKSLGAAEKAPYEAKAAKKKAEYEKLMNAYNKKQESSADQGDEGSERSGSEVHDDDDDDESDHDEEDEEDEE from the exons ATGAAGACTGGCGGCAGGAGTAAAGGGGCTGCAAAAAAGGACACAAAAGAAGCATTGAAACCCGTGGATGATAG AAAGATTGGGAAAAGGAAGGTTGCTGCGAAGCCAAGTAAACCAAAGGCAGCAAAAGCCAAGAAAGACCCTAACAAGCCCAAGAGGCCCCCTAGTGCTTTCTTTGTGTTCCT TGAAGAGTTTAGAAAGACTTTCAAAAAGGAAAATCCTAATGTCAAGGCTGTCTCAGCT GTAGGGAAAGCTGGAGGAGAGAAGTGGAAATCCTTGGGTGCAGCT GAAAAAGCTCCTTATGAAGCCAAAGCTGCGAAGAAGAAGGCCGAGTATGAAAAACTAATGAATGCCTACAACAAAAAGcag GAGAGTTCTGCTGATCAGGGCGACGAAGGATCTGAGAGGTCTGGATCGGAAGTTCACGATGATGACGATGACGACGAGAGTGACCAC GATGAGGAGGATGAGGAGGATGAAGAGTGA
- the LOC140971699 gene encoding chlorophyll a-b binding protein CP29.1, chloroplastic-like, translating into MASATSSFVGTRIPDVHSGPCRFQARFGFGKKKSPKKSASKPVTDRPLWYPGVKAPDYLDGTLIGDYGFDPFGLGKPAEYLQFDLDSLDQNLAKNNAGDIIGSRTESDDVKSTPFQPYSEVFGLQRFRECELIHGRWAMLATLGALTVEWLTGITWQDAGKVELVEGSSYLGQALPFSMSTLIWIELLVIGYIEFQRNGELDPEKRLYPGGSYFDPMGLAADPEKKATLQLAEIKHARLAMVGFLGFAVQAAATGKGPLNNWATHLSDPLHTTIFDTFGFFS; encoded by the exons ATGGCCTCGGCCACATCATCCTTCGTAGGGACCCGTATACCGGACGTCCACTCTGGCCCATGCCGCTTCCAGGCACGCTTTGGTTTCGGGAAGAAGAAATCTCCCAAGAAATCAGCATCAAAGCCCGTTACCGACCGACCGTTGTGGTATCCCGGGGTCAAGGCTCCGGATTATCTCGACGGTACCCTCATCGGTGACTACGGCTTTGACCCGTTCGGTTTGGGCAAGCCGGCTGAATACTTGCAGTTTGATTTGGACTCACTCGACCAGAACCTGGCAAAGAACAACGCCGGGGATATTATCGGAAGCAGAACTGAGTCTGACGACGTGAAGTCCACGCCATTCCAACCTTACAGCGAGGTTTTTGGACTGCAGAGATTCAGGGAATGCGAGCTCATCCATGGCAGGTGGGCCATGTTGGCGACTCTCGGAGCCCTGACTGTCGAGTGGCTCACTGGCATTACCTGGCAAGACGCAGGAAAG GTTGAGCTGGTGGAGGGATCATCATACCTCGGGCAGGCACTCCCATTCTCGATGAGCACGTTGATCTGGATCGAGTTGTTGGTGATCGGGTACATCGAGTTCCAGAGGAACGGTGAGCTTGACCCGGAGAAGAGGCTTTACCCGGGTGGATCATACTTCGACCCGATGGGCTTAGCAGCGGACCCGGAAAAGAAGGCGACCCTTCAGCTGGCTGAGATCAAGCATGCCCGCCTCGCCATGGTGGGTTTCTTAGGATTCGCCGTGCAAGCCGCCGCCACCGGCAAGGGTCCACTCAACAACTGGGCCACCCACTTGAGCGACCCCCTCCACACGACCATTTTTGACACCTTTGGGTTTTTCTCTTGA
- the LOC140971697 gene encoding DNA-binding protein MNB1B-like isoform X3, producing the protein MKTGGRSKGAAKKDTKEALKPVDDRKIGKRKVAAKPSKPKAAKAKKDPNKPKRPPSAFFVFLEEFRKTFKKENPNVKAVSAVGKAGGEKWKSLGAAEKAPYEAKAAKKKAEYEKLMNAYNKKQESSADQGDEGSERSGSEVHDDDDDDESDHDEEDEE; encoded by the exons ATGAAGACTGGCGGCAGGAGTAAAGGGGCTGCAAAAAAGGACACAAAAGAAGCATTGAAACCCGTGGATGATAG AAAGATTGGGAAAAGGAAGGTTGCTGCGAAGCCAAGTAAACCAAAGGCAGCAAAAGCCAAGAAAGACCCTAACAAGCCCAAGAGGCCCCCTAGTGCTTTCTTTGTGTTCCT TGAAGAGTTTAGAAAGACTTTCAAAAAGGAAAATCCTAATGTCAAGGCTGTCTCAGCT GTAGGGAAAGCTGGAGGAGAGAAGTGGAAATCCTTGGGTGCAGCT GAAAAAGCTCCTTATGAAGCCAAAGCTGCGAAGAAGAAGGCCGAGTATGAAAAACTAATGAATGCCTACAACAAAAAGcag GAGAGTTCTGCTGATCAGGGCGACGAAGGATCTGAGAGGTCTGGATCGGAAGTTCACGATGATGACGATGACGACGAGAGTGACCAC GATGAGGAGGATGAAGAGTGA
- the LOC140971701 gene encoding protein yippee-like has protein sequence MGRVFLIYLEGNLYSCKHCQAHLGLAKDIISKSFHCRHGKAYLFDKVVNVTVGEKEDRLMMTGMHTVVDIFCVGCGSIVGWKYEAAQDKNQRYKEGKFILERFKVLGPDGSEYVFSEEVHMAGGDADDT, from the exons ATGGGGAGGGTATTTCTGATTTACCTTGAAGGGAATTTGTATAGTTGCAAGCACTGTCAAGCCCATCTTGGTCTAGCCAAAGACATAATCTCGAAG TCTTTCCACTGCAGGCATGGGAAGGCTTACCTCTTTGATAAAGT TGTTAATGTTACTGTTGGGGAGAAAGAAGATAGGCTGATGATGACTGGCATGCACACTGTTGTTGACATATTTTGCGTGGGATGTGGCTCCATTGTGGGCTGGAAATAT GAAGCTGCTCAAGACAAGAACCAAAGATACAAAGAAGGAAAGTTTATCCTCGAAAG GTTTAAGGTGTTGGGACCGGATGGAAGCGAGTATGTGTTCTCTGAAGAAGTCCATATGGCTGGTGGTGATGCCGATGATACGTAG
- the LOC140966892 gene encoding uncharacterized protein, whose amino-acid sequence MAGVMQPASFSDMKCDIPELKGDNYKIWKERILLQLGWMDIDYAIRKDEPFAITENSIPDDVDLYEKWERSNRLCVMFIKTKISAGMRGSVDQHNNVKELLKAIDEQFQSSDKALASTLIMEFSSLRLTSVRGVREHIMKMRDIAARLKTLEVEMSETFLVHYILCTLPQQYGPFKISYNTHKDKWSINELMTMCVQEEGRLLMETSDNVFMITQGKYKKQAKVKGKGKEK is encoded by the exons atggccggag ttatgcaacctgcgagtttttctgatatgaaatgtgacattcccgaactaaagggcgacaactataaaatatggaaagaaagaattcttcttcaattagggtggatggatattgattatgctatacggaaagacgaaccatttgctattactgaaaacagcattccggatgatgttgatctttatgaaaaatgggagcgatctaatcgactctgcgtaatgttcataaagaccaaaatctctgctggtatGCGTGGTTCTGTTGACCAacataataatgtcaaagaattactgaaggctattgatgaacaatttcagtcttcagataaggcacttgcgagcaccctaattatggaattctcttcattaaggctcaccagtgtgagaggtgtgcgagagcacataatgaaaatgcgggacatagcggctcggctcaagacacttgaagtggaaatgtctgaaacttttcttgtgcactacattttatgcactcttccacaacaatatggacccttcaaaatttcctacaatacacataaggataaatggtcaatcaatgaattaatgaccatgtgtgttcaagaggaaggaaggcTGTTGATGGAAACAAGTGATAATGTCTTTATGATTACACAAGGAAAGTATAAGAAacaagccaaagtcaagggaaaaggaaaagaaaaatga
- the LOC140971697 gene encoding DNA-binding protein MNB1B-like isoform X1, with product MKTGGRSKGAAKKDTKEALKPVDDRKIGKRKVAAKPSKPKAAKAKKDPNKPKRPPSAFFVFLEEFRKTFKKENPNVKAVSAVGKAGGEKWKSLGAAEKAPYEAKAAKKKAEYEKLMNAYNKKQESSADQGDEGSERSGSEVHDDDDDDESDHLLLCRMRRMRRMKSEICNTKIRLKADH from the exons ATGAAGACTGGCGGCAGGAGTAAAGGGGCTGCAAAAAAGGACACAAAAGAAGCATTGAAACCCGTGGATGATAG AAAGATTGGGAAAAGGAAGGTTGCTGCGAAGCCAAGTAAACCAAAGGCAGCAAAAGCCAAGAAAGACCCTAACAAGCCCAAGAGGCCCCCTAGTGCTTTCTTTGTGTTCCT TGAAGAGTTTAGAAAGACTTTCAAAAAGGAAAATCCTAATGTCAAGGCTGTCTCAGCT GTAGGGAAAGCTGGAGGAGAGAAGTGGAAATCCTTGGGTGCAGCT GAAAAAGCTCCTTATGAAGCCAAAGCTGCGAAGAAGAAGGCCGAGTATGAAAAACTAATGAATGCCTACAACAAAAAGcag GAGAGTTCTGCTGATCAGGGCGACGAAGGATCTGAGAGGTCTGGATCGGAAGTTCACGATGATGACGATGACGACGAGAGTGACCAC TTGCTTTTGTGTAGGATGAGGAGGATGAGGAGGATGAAGAGTGAGATTTGCAACACAAAAATAAGACTCAAGGCGGATCACTGA